In Mycobacterium sp. ITM-2016-00317, the genomic window GCGTGCCCGCGATGAGCGCCGCGGCGAGCAGCTTCGCGACCGGGTTGACGCGCACGGTCGTCATCGGTGCGCCGCCGCAGCCAGGGCGATACGCCGGTCGGCGAGGACGTCGACGAACTCGGTGTCGTGCGTGACGGCCACCACGGCGGTTCCCGCGTCGGCGAGCTCGGCCAGCAGCTGGATGAGCTCCTCCCACGTACGGCGGTCCTGCCCGAAGGTGGGTTCGTCGAGGATGACGGCGGCGGGCCGGGTCATCAGCACGGTCGCCACCGACAGCCGGCGCTTCTCGCCCCCGGACAAGGTGAACGGGCTGCGGTCGGCCAGCTGACCGAGGCGCAGCCGGTCCAGCAGATCGTCGCTCAGAGTATGGATTTCGTCGGGACTGCGCCCCAGCGCCCTGGGTCCGAGCGCAAGCTCGTCTCGGACCGTGCCGGTGAGGAACTGGTGTTCGGGATCCTGGAAGACGCTCGCGATGCGGGTCAGCAGTTCCTTGGACCGCCACCGGACCGGCTCGAGCTTCCTGGGCAACGGGGCGAACGACTCGGCGGCCCGCAGCGCTCCGCCGCGCGGTGCCAGCAGCCCGCCCAGGGTCAGCGCGAGAGCGGACTTGCCGCAGCCGTTGGGCCCGGTGACGGCGGTGACCCGGCCGCGGGGGATGTCGAAGTTCAGTCCGCTGCGCGCGACCGGTCCGCCGCGGTGGCCCACCGACAGGTCGGCGGCGGTCAGCAGCGGCTCCGGCGCGGTCTGCGGTGCCCGCCGGACAGGGGTGGCCGGCACGTCGGGTAACCAGATCCCGGACTGCACAAGGTGTTTGCGCTCGCGTGTGAGGGTCTGCTCCGGTGGACCGTCGGCGATGACGGTACCGTCTGCGCCGAGCACGACCACCCGGTCGATCACCGGCAGCCACACCTTGGTGCGGTGCTCGACGACCACCACGGTGGCGCCGGTGCGGTCGGCCGCGGCGGCGACCGCATCACGTACCTCGACGACACCGGCGGGGTCGAGGTTGGCCGTCGGTTCGTCCAGCAGGATCAGCCCGGGCTGCATGGCGAGCACGCCGGCCAGCGCCAGCCGCTGCTTCTGCCCGCCGGACAGTTTCGAAGTGTCCTGTCCAAGAGGCAGGTTCAGCCCGACAGCTTCCAGGGCGTCGGCGACGCGCGGCCAGATCCGGCTGCGCGGCACCGAGAAGTTCTCCATGCCGAACGCCAGGTCGTCACCGACCCGCGACAGGATCACCTGGGAATCCGGGTCCTGCAGGACCATTCCGATGCGGGACCGTTGCGCAGCCGGTGGCCTACCGTCGACCAGAAGCTGTCCGGCGGCATGGCCTTCGTCGGCGCTGCCGAGCAGTCCGGCGAGTCCCTGCAGCAGCGTCGACTTCCCCGAGCCGGACGGGCCCAGCAGCAGCACCCGCTCCCCCGGCTCAACGCGCAGATCGAGACCCCTTGTTGCCCATCGTTGTTGGCCCGCGTGCTGCCAGCCCCAGCCCCGGGCCTCGATCGCGGCTCCGCCGCGCGCGGGAGCCGGCTCCGGGGTCATCGGGGCCGGCGGCCCGAGACCACCCTGCCGGCGGCGAAGCGGTCGAGCGCGCCGGTCTTGGCCAGCCCCCGGACGACGAACCAGGACAGCACGCCGGCGAGGACGGCGCCGGAGATCACCGCCGAGCCGGTGTAGATCGCGGCGAACGCGGTGGTCGAGCCGGGGTACCAGAGGAACAGGTCGTTGACGGCCAGCGCCAGCCCGGCCGCTGCCCCGGCGAGGGCGGCCACCGGCAGATTCCACCTGCGGTAGAAGAAGACGGCGAACACCAGCTCGGCGCCGAGCCCCTGGACGATTCCCGATTCGATGGTCAGCACCCCCCACTGGTTGCCGACCAGGGCGGACACCGTGGCCGCGACCAGTTCGCCGTACAGCGCCGCGCCGGGTTTGCGGATCACGAGCGCGGTCAGCACACCGGCGAACAGCCACCCCGCCGGCGAGTGCCTGCAGACCGGGCAGCACTGCTCCCAGCGGCTCGGTCAGCGGATTGGACGCGACGTTCCAGAAGACGAACACCAGGCCGGCCGCGACGGCCAGGACGCTGGCGACCACGATGTCGACGACCCGCCATCGCAGCGCGGGGCTGCGGCCGGCGGCTGCGGTGTGGTCGAGATACTGCTGGTCCATGAGGACTCCTTGACTGCGGGTATGGCGGGTCCGCCCGGGGACCCGCCGAAGAATCGGGGTGCCGAGCTGCTGAGGCCGAGCTCAGGCCGGTGGTGTGTGACAGGCCGGTGTGTGAAAGGCGACGTTCACGAGCATCTCCCTACGCCGGCATTACCCGGTCAGGTTCGTACGGTCGACGGCCGGTCAGCCGTCCTCTCAGCGCACTCGGTGTGCACTCCCGTGTGGTACGTCCCCCAAGCTAGCGCAGCCGGGGCCGCCCCCGCCAGGCCGGGTCAGCGCTGCACTGTCGTCCACGTGGCGCCGTGCGCCGTCTCGGTGACGACGTAGTCGGCGCCGGAGCGGGGGGCGCACCGGGCGATGAACTCCAGTTCCTGCGCTGCCCACCGGTCCCAGTGCGGACGGTAGGTGTCGCCGTCGCGCTGCAGTGCCCGCTGCCTGCGCAGAGGCTCCGGGCTCTCGACCCAGATGCCCAGGTCGGCCAGTGCCCGGTTGTCCGGTGCCAGCGCGCCGACCCCTTCGACGATCAGTCGCCGGCCGGCGCCCACGGTGTGCCAGCCTGCCGGGGAGTCGGTCGCCCAGTCCCAGCGGCGCCACCGGCCGGGCCGCCCCTCGGCGCGTGGGCGCAGCAGTTCGTCGTGGACGTGCCGGCTGGCCCAGTTCAGCCCGTCCCAGCCCGGGTAGATGTCGTCGAGGCGAACCAGGACGCTCCCGAGCCAGCGCTGGTGCAGCCGGTCGGCCAGCGTGGACTTCCCCGATCCGGAGCGACCGTCGATCAGCACCGTGGTCATGTCCTCGGAGAGCAGGCGGCCCACCACGGCGTCGACGCTCACGAAGTCCCCTTGATCGACCGATCCACGGTCGGGTCCGCCGGCCGGGTGACACCGACCTTAGTCGCGGCGGGTCGGCTGACAGACGCCGCTCAGGAACCCACCATCATCAGACCGCCGTCCACGGCCAGGAGTTGTCCGGTGATGAATCGCGCGGCCGGACTGCTCAGAAAGAGCAGTACGGGAGCCACGTCGGTCGCCGGGTCACCCAGCCTTCCGCCGAGCGGGATGCTCATCTGCAACTGCTGGTCCATCAGCGGCGCCATGTCCGGTCCGAGGAATTCCCGCACTCGGTCCGCCCCGGGGGTCTGCACCGCAGGCGCTACGGCGTTGACCGTCACCCCGTCGTGTGCCCAGGCGCGTGCAGCCGACCTGGTCCAGGCGTGTACGGCGCCCTTGGCTGCGGCGTAGACCGCCGACATCGGACTGCCCATTGCGGC contains:
- a CDS encoding ABC transporter ATP-binding protein, whose translation is MTPEPAPARGGAAIEARGWGWQHAGQQRWATRGLDLRVEPGERVLLLGPSGSGKSTLLQGLAGLLGSADEGHAAGQLLVDGRPPAAQRSRIGMVLQDPDSQVILSRVGDDLAFGMENFSVPRSRIWPRVADALEAVGLNLPLGQDTSKLSGGQKQRLALAGVLAMQPGLILLDEPTANLDPAGVVEVRDAVAAAADRTGATVVVVEHRTKVWLPVIDRVVVLGADGTVIADGPPEQTLTRERKHLVQSGIWLPDVPATPVRRAPQTAPEPLLTAADLSVGHRGGPVARSGLNFDIPRGRVTAVTGPNGCGKSALALTLGGLLAPRGGALRAAESFAPLPRKLEPVRWRSKELLTRIASVFQDPEHQFLTGTVRDELALGPRALGRSPDEIHTLSDDLLDRLRLGQLADRSPFTLSGGEKRRLSVATVLMTRPAAVILDEPTFGQDRRTWEELIQLLAELADAGTAVVAVTHDTEFVDVLADRRIALAAAAHR
- a CDS encoding AAA family ATPase produces the protein MSVDAVVGRLLSEDMTTVLIDGRSGSGKSTLADRLHQRWLGSVLVRLDDIYPGWDGLNWASRHVHDELLRPRAEGRPGRWRRWDWATDSPAGWHTVGAGRRLIVEGVGALAPDNRALADLGIWVESPEPLRRQRALQRDGDTYRPHWDRWAAQELEFIARCAPRSGADYVVTETAHGATWTTVQR